A DNA window from Myxocyprinus asiaticus isolate MX2 ecotype Aquarium Trade chromosome 15, UBuf_Myxa_2, whole genome shotgun sequence contains the following coding sequences:
- the LOC127452838 gene encoding 40S ribosomal protein S9, with protein MPVARTWVCSKTYVTPRRPFEKSRLDQELKLIGEYGLRNKREVWRVKFTLAKIRKAARELLTLDEKDARRLFEGNALLRRLVRIGVLDEGKMKLDYILGLKVEDFLERRLQTQVFKLGLAKSIHHARVLIRQRHIRVRKQVVNIPSFVVRLDSQKHIDFSLRSPYGGGRPGRVKRKNAKKAQGGAGGGDDEEED; from the exons ATGCCCGTTGCCAGGACTTGGGTTTGTAGTAAGACATACGTCACCCCCAGACGTCCCTTCGAGAAGTCACGTCTCGACCAGGAGTTGAAACTTATTG GCGAGTATGGCCTCAGGAATAAGAGAGAGGTCTGGCGGGTGAAGTTCACTCTGGCCAAGATCCGCAAGGCTGCCAGAGAGCTGCTCACTCTAGATGAGAAGGATGCTAGGCGTCTCTTTGAAG GTAACGCCTTGCTCAGGCGGCTGGTGCGTATTGGAGTGCTGGATGAGGGCAAAATGAAGCTAGATTACATTCTGGGCTTGAAAGTGGAAGACTtcttggaaaggaggctgcagactCAAGTATTCAAGCTGGGCCTGGCCAAGAGCATCCACCATGCCCGTGTGCTCATCCGTCAGAGGCACATCCG GGTGCGCAAACAGGTTGTGAACATCCCCTCTTTTGTGGTGAGGCTGGACAGCCAGAAGCACATTGACTTCTCTCTGCGCTCTCCATACGGTGGCGGTCGCCCTGGCCGTGTCAAGAGAAAGAACGCCAAGAAGGCCCAGGGTGGTGCTGGAGGTGGTGATGATGAAGAGGAGGATTAA